Proteins encoded together in one Lysinibacter cavernae window:
- the xseA gene encoding exodeoxyribonuclease VII large subunit: MTDSKPSAEHPWPVSVMSGKIRDYIDRLGTIWVEGEVTQWSVSAGNVYGKLKDLEQDATVSFTIWSSVKGKLPAEGFRQGDHVVALVKPNFWVKGGSLTMQVFDMKQVGLGDLLERLERLRKQLASEGLFELSRKQRLPFLPNCIGLITGKDSDAEKDVLRNAQLRWPDVRFRVVHAAVQGDRVPGEVTAAIQTLDADPEVDVIIIARGGGDFQNLLGFSDERVVRAAAAASTPVVSAIGHEADRPLLDEVADLRASTPTDAAKRVVPDVAEELARVAQARAQLSNRVTAFLTNEISRLEQVRSRPVLVDGDWIVSSRAEEITRYVARGSELASRGIERAEGATAELRSQLRALSPRATLDRGYAIVQGAQGHIIREAADAPAGATLLVTLPVDSIEATSNGPHITA, encoded by the coding sequence ATGACCGATTCGAAGCCGTCTGCCGAGCATCCGTGGCCGGTTTCGGTCATGTCGGGAAAGATCCGCGACTACATCGATCGCCTTGGCACGATTTGGGTTGAGGGCGAGGTCACGCAGTGGAGCGTTTCCGCTGGAAACGTCTACGGAAAACTCAAAGACCTTGAGCAGGACGCGACCGTCAGCTTCACGATCTGGTCGTCGGTCAAGGGAAAGCTTCCGGCTGAGGGGTTCCGCCAGGGCGACCACGTTGTTGCGCTCGTGAAGCCCAATTTTTGGGTCAAGGGCGGCTCGCTCACCATGCAGGTCTTCGATATGAAACAGGTTGGTCTTGGCGACCTGCTCGAGCGGCTTGAACGCCTTCGCAAACAGCTGGCAAGCGAGGGGCTGTTTGAACTCTCCCGGAAGCAACGCCTGCCGTTTCTCCCGAATTGCATCGGGCTCATCACGGGTAAAGACTCCGACGCAGAAAAGGATGTCCTTCGTAATGCCCAGCTTCGCTGGCCCGATGTCCGCTTCCGAGTTGTCCATGCTGCGGTGCAAGGTGATCGAGTACCCGGCGAGGTGACCGCTGCCATACAGACGCTTGATGCTGACCCTGAGGTTGATGTCATCATCATTGCGAGGGGTGGAGGCGATTTCCAAAACCTGCTTGGATTCAGCGACGAGCGGGTCGTCCGCGCGGCGGCTGCCGCATCCACGCCCGTTGTGAGCGCGATCGGCCACGAAGCCGACCGGCCGCTGCTTGATGAGGTCGCCGATCTTCGTGCCTCAACGCCGACGGACGCGGCAAAGCGCGTTGTGCCGGATGTTGCAGAGGAGCTGGCTCGTGTCGCGCAAGCCCGTGCCCAGCTCAGCAACAGGGTCACGGCGTTTCTCACGAACGAGATTTCGCGACTTGAGCAGGTTCGATCTCGACCCGTCCTTGTGGATGGTGACTGGATCGTCTCATCGAGGGCGGAAGAGATCACCCGCTACGTCGCGAGGGGGTCTGAACTCGCGTCCCGCGGCATCGAGCGGGCAGAGGGCGCGACGGCTGAGCTTCGTTCTCAGCTGCGGGCGCTCTCTCCGCGTGCCACGCTTGATCGTGGCTACGCAATCGTCCAGGGTGCTCAAGGTCACATTATTCGAGAGGCTGCGGATGCCCCTGCCGGCGCGACCCTCCTCGTGACCCTTCCCGTCGACAGCATTGAAGCAACATCCAACGGACCACACATCACGGCCTAG
- a CDS encoding DUF4245 domain-containing protein, whose amino-acid sequence MSTKPPRVVAELGRPETPAETAARKAENSRLYKSRKTINNLVLSLIATLGVVVVIVLAVPRGDYTVDRSVDFVSVAAEAQPSVTQPLVVPELPDGWKANAAELRHSKTDNVTSWYIGWVTPNEQFAALSQGLDSNPSWVANELEKTLASGTETIGGIQWTVYDNRESHEDIGNVAYALATERNGNDYLVYGTADPSELTVLATTVAEQILSSEQSSESPTDSTEG is encoded by the coding sequence ATGAGCACCAAACCTCCACGCGTTGTAGCCGAACTCGGCCGCCCAGAAACGCCGGCCGAAACCGCGGCCCGCAAGGCTGAAAACTCTCGACTGTATAAGTCTCGTAAAACGATCAATAACCTGGTGCTCTCGCTCATAGCAACACTCGGTGTTGTTGTTGTGATTGTGCTCGCTGTTCCGCGCGGCGACTACACGGTCGACCGCAGCGTTGATTTTGTATCCGTTGCGGCTGAGGCCCAGCCCAGCGTCACGCAGCCACTTGTTGTCCCTGAGCTGCCCGACGGGTGGAAGGCTAATGCGGCAGAGCTGCGCCATTCAAAAACAGACAACGTCACCTCCTGGTACATCGGCTGGGTCACCCCTAACGAGCAGTTTGCGGCGTTGAGCCAGGGCCTAGATTCCAACCCAAGCTGGGTGGCCAACGAGCTCGAGAAGACGCTCGCGAGTGGCACAGAGACCATCGGCGGCATCCAGTGGACCGTCTACGATAACCGCGAGAGCCACGAAGACATCGGCAACGTTGCCTACGCCCTCGCCACCGAGCGCAATGGTAACGACTACCTCGTTTACGGAACGGCCGACCCGTCAGAACTCACGGTGCTCGCAACGACCGTCGCCGAACAAATTCTTTCGTCCGAACAATCATCTGAATCCCCCACCGACAGCACCGAAGGCTAA
- a CDS encoding DUF3039 domain-containing protein, with amino-acid sequence MSELSAKNPSEPLTGGSTSVLDRELEELLNQHSNDDGDHERFSHYVKKNKIMESALSGKPVRALCGKKWIPGRDPEKFPVCPDCKKVYERMKPGE; translated from the coding sequence ATGAGTGAACTTTCTGCCAAGAACCCCAGCGAGCCGCTGACCGGCGGTTCAACATCCGTGCTCGACCGCGAGCTTGAAGAACTGCTCAATCAGCACAGCAACGACGATGGTGACCACGAACGTTTTTCTCACTACGTGAAGAAGAACAAGATCATGGAATCCGCGCTGAGCGGCAAGCCGGTGCGCGCGTTGTGTGGCAAGAAATGGATTCCAGGTCGCGACCCGGAGAAGTTTCCTGTGTGCCCCGACTGCAAGAAGGTGTACGAGCGTATGAAGCCAGGCGAGTAG
- the fbaA gene encoding class II fructose-bisphosphate aldolase → MPIATPDQYAQMLDTAKASGFAFPAVNVSSSQTLNAVLQGLTEAGSDGIIQVTTGGADYWAGHTVKNRAGGALAFAAYAHEVAKAYPITVALHTDHCPKDALDGFVLPLIEASEARVKAGGEPIFQSHMWDGSAVPLAENLQIARELLPRMKAINSVLEVEIGVVGGEEDGVSHDINDNLYTTLDDAIATVEALGLGDEGRYMAALTFGNVHGVYKPGNVKLRPELLKEIQDGLVAKYGHGPKPLDLVFHGGSGSTDAEIAEAVANGVIKMNIDTDTQYAFTRDIAGWMFKNYDGVLKIDGEVGNKKVYDPRAWGKSAESAMAARIVEATQQLGSAGKAIK, encoded by the coding sequence ATGCCTATCGCCACGCCTGATCAATACGCGCAGATGCTCGACACCGCCAAAGCATCCGGTTTTGCATTCCCAGCAGTCAACGTTTCGAGCTCACAAACGCTCAACGCGGTTCTGCAGGGTCTCACCGAGGCTGGCTCTGACGGCATCATCCAGGTCACCACTGGTGGCGCAGATTACTGGGCAGGCCACACGGTCAAGAACCGCGCCGGCGGTGCCCTTGCGTTTGCTGCGTATGCTCACGAGGTTGCAAAGGCCTACCCCATCACGGTTGCGCTGCACACCGATCACTGCCCGAAGGATGCCCTCGACGGTTTTGTCCTCCCCCTCATCGAGGCCAGCGAGGCCCGTGTGAAGGCCGGTGGCGAGCCTATCTTCCAGTCGCACATGTGGGATGGCTCGGCAGTTCCACTTGCCGAGAACTTGCAGATCGCCCGCGAGCTGCTTCCCCGCATGAAGGCAATCAACTCGGTACTCGAGGTTGAGATTGGCGTTGTTGGCGGAGAAGAAGACGGCGTCAGCCACGACATCAATGACAACCTCTACACGACGCTCGACGACGCAATCGCAACGGTAGAGGCCCTTGGCCTCGGCGACGAGGGCCGCTACATGGCAGCACTCACGTTCGGTAACGTTCACGGCGTCTACAAGCCAGGCAATGTGAAGCTTCGCCCAGAACTCCTGAAGGAAATTCAGGATGGCCTCGTCGCAAAATACGGCCACGGACCAAAGCCGCTCGACCTCGTCTTCCACGGCGGTTCAGGCTCAACCGATGCAGAAATCGCCGAAGCCGTCGCCAACGGCGTCATCAAGATGAACATTGACACCGACACACAGTATGCGTTCACCCGCGATATTGCCGGCTGGATGTTCAAGAACTACGACGGCGTTCTCAAGATTGACGGCGAAGTTGGCAACAAGAAGGTCTACGACCCACGCGCATGGGGCAAGTCGGCCGAGTCGGCTATGGCCGCCCGCATCGTCGAAGCAACGCAGCAGCTTGGCTCTGCAGGTAAGGCAATTAAGTAA
- a CDS encoding aspartate ammonia-lyase, translating to MANDTEFRIEHDTMGEVRVPKNALYSAQTQRAVENFPISGARLESAQIAALARIKKAAALANAELGVISDDIAGAIAGAADQIITGDFDAEFPIDVYQTGSGTSSNMNMNEVLSNLATTALGSPVHPNDHVNASQSSNDVFPTSVHVAVTGALINDLIPSLEHLAVALEKKAVLWKDAVKAGRTHLMDATPVTLGQEFGGYAAQIRLGIERIQSALPRVAEVPLGGTAVGTGINTPAGFPQKVIAKLAAESGLPITETRNHFEAQANRDALVEASGALRVIAVSLTKINNDLRWMGSGPNTGLGELHIPDLQPGSSIMPGKVNPVVPEAVLMVCARVIGNDATIAWGGASGLFELNVAIPVMGTALLESIRLLANSSVVLADKTIDGLEANLEHARALAESSPSIVTPLNRVIGYEAAAKIAKYSVAQKITVREAVVALGYVERGEVTEEQLDSALDVMKMTGPGL from the coding sequence GTGGCTAACGACACAGAATTCCGCATTGAACACGACACAATGGGCGAGGTACGAGTTCCCAAAAACGCGCTCTACAGCGCCCAGACCCAGCGTGCCGTTGAGAACTTCCCGATCTCGGGCGCTCGCCTCGAATCCGCTCAGATCGCTGCCCTCGCGCGCATCAAGAAGGCCGCTGCCCTCGCGAACGCCGAACTTGGGGTCATCTCCGATGACATTGCTGGCGCAATTGCCGGCGCAGCAGACCAGATCATCACGGGCGACTTCGACGCGGAATTCCCCATCGATGTCTACCAGACCGGCTCAGGCACCTCGTCCAACATGAACATGAACGAGGTCCTTTCCAACCTCGCGACGACGGCCCTCGGCTCGCCGGTTCACCCCAACGATCACGTCAACGCCTCGCAGTCCTCCAACGATGTGTTCCCAACCTCGGTTCACGTTGCTGTCACTGGCGCGCTGATCAACGATCTCATCCCGTCACTTGAGCACCTCGCCGTTGCCCTTGAGAAGAAGGCAGTCCTCTGGAAGGACGCGGTCAAGGCAGGCCGCACGCACCTCATGGACGCAACACCGGTTACGCTCGGACAAGAGTTTGGTGGCTACGCTGCCCAGATCCGCCTCGGCATCGAGCGCATCCAGTCAGCACTCCCCCGCGTCGCTGAGGTACCACTCGGCGGCACGGCAGTTGGAACAGGCATCAACACCCCTGCTGGATTCCCCCAGAAGGTCATTGCGAAACTCGCTGCGGAAAGCGGCCTGCCAATTACCGAGACCCGTAACCACTTTGAGGCGCAGGCCAACCGCGACGCGCTCGTTGAAGCCTCCGGGGCCCTCCGCGTGATTGCCGTGAGCCTCACGAAGATCAACAACGACCTCCGCTGGATGGGATCAGGCCCAAACACTGGCCTCGGCGAGCTGCACATCCCAGATCTGCAGCCCGGCTCGTCAATCATGCCGGGGAAGGTCAACCCGGTTGTTCCAGAGGCAGTTCTCATGGTCTGCGCCCGCGTCATCGGAAACGACGCAACCATCGCATGGGGCGGAGCCTCAGGCCTCTTTGAGCTCAACGTTGCGATTCCTGTAATGGGCACTGCACTGCTTGAGTCGATTCGACTGCTGGCAAACTCGAGCGTTGTGCTTGCAGACAAGACCATTGACGGTCTTGAGGCAAACCTTGAGCACGCTCGCGCGCTTGCCGAGTCGTCACCGTCGATCGTGACGCCGCTCAACCGCGTCATCGGATACGAAGCAGCCGCAAAGATTGCGAAGTACTCCGTTGCGCAAAAAATTACGGTTCGCGAGGCAGTTGTTGCCCTCGGCTACGTCGAGCGTGGCGAAGTTACCGAGGAGCAGCTCGACTCGGCCCTCGACGTCATGAAGATGACTGGCCCTGGCCTGTAA
- a CDS encoding DNA recombination protein RmuC has translation MDQLTLFLIGLLVGIALTVAAAAAWRFALRRGSGNTTAADGSAASPGLTTVPTEHFIEVSKRAVAAEAQAAELRAQVHQLLDHQQHITERERLAMADESRVLQTLAPVRETLRTMHEKVAQLERERAGQYSALAQQMNQAQINGDQLRATTESLASALRNNSIRGVWGETQLRNVVEAAGLTQRVDFDVQTSIRSDAGTGRPDMTVRLPGGKSIAVDAKVPYNAYIEASSIPATATGDEAARRTALLAQHVKAVRGHIDALAAKSYWSGLDASPEFVIAFIPNESLLAAALEADPALLDYSFSKRVALASPVNLWAVLKTVAYTWQQDVLTDDAKRLFDLGKELYQRLSVLSEHSDKLRKAIESTVNSYNQFASSLETRVLVTARKLDALDESKVIGTPSLVDTVPRHLTATEFSAEPGLAHPERLATSRSAEQEEWLTTRLAAPEPTDPPQI, from the coding sequence ATGGACCAGCTCACCTTGTTTCTCATCGGCCTGCTCGTCGGCATCGCACTCACCGTCGCAGCAGCAGCGGCATGGCGCTTTGCACTCAGGCGAGGCTCGGGCAACACAACCGCAGCAGACGGTTCCGCAGCATCGCCAGGGCTCACCACCGTCCCAACTGAGCACTTCATTGAGGTCTCAAAGCGCGCGGTCGCTGCCGAGGCCCAGGCTGCCGAGCTCCGCGCGCAAGTGCATCAACTGCTCGACCACCAACAACACATCACCGAGCGCGAGCGTCTCGCGATGGCCGACGAAAGCCGCGTATTACAGACGCTTGCCCCTGTACGCGAAACCCTTCGCACCATGCACGAAAAGGTGGCACAGCTTGAGCGCGAACGAGCAGGACAATACAGCGCACTCGCCCAGCAAATGAATCAGGCTCAAATCAACGGCGACCAGCTCAGGGCAACAACCGAGTCTCTGGCAAGCGCCCTTCGCAACAACAGCATCCGCGGTGTCTGGGGCGAAACCCAGCTCCGCAATGTCGTCGAGGCCGCGGGGCTCACCCAGAGGGTCGACTTTGACGTGCAAACATCCATTAGATCGGATGCCGGAACCGGCCGACCAGACATGACCGTACGCCTGCCCGGCGGCAAATCCATCGCCGTCGATGCGAAGGTTCCCTATAACGCCTATATCGAGGCAAGCAGCATCCCCGCCACCGCAACCGGAGACGAAGCCGCGCGGCGAACCGCCCTCCTGGCCCAGCATGTCAAGGCGGTCAGGGGCCATATCGATGCCCTCGCCGCAAAATCGTATTGGTCTGGCCTCGATGCCAGCCCAGAGTTTGTCATCGCGTTTATTCCGAATGAATCGCTGCTCGCGGCCGCGCTTGAGGCAGACCCAGCCCTCCTCGACTACTCGTTCAGCAAGCGAGTGGCGCTCGCCTCACCCGTCAATCTGTGGGCAGTTCTCAAGACGGTAGCCTACACCTGGCAACAAGACGTGCTCACCGACGACGCCAAACGGCTCTTCGATCTTGGCAAAGAGCTCTACCAACGACTGAGCGTGCTCTCAGAGCACTCTGACAAACTCCGAAAAGCGATCGAGTCAACGGTCAACAGCTACAACCAGTTCGCGTCATCGCTCGAGACCAGAGTGCTTGTGACCGCTCGAAAGCTCGATGCCCTTGACGAATCAAAGGTCATTGGCACGCCAAGTCTGGTCGATACCGTACCCCGGCATCTCACGGCCACCGAGTTTTCGGCCGAGCCGGGTCTCGCGCATCCCGAGCGACTCGCAACCTCCCGCTCAGCAGAACAGGAAGAGTGGCTCACAACGCGCCTTGCCGCCCCGGAGCCCACCGATCCCCCTCAAATATGA
- the glpX gene encoding class II fructose-bisphosphatase, with the protein MELVRATEAAAIRAMPFIGHGDKNAADGAAVDAMRQFLSTVNFSGVVVIGEGEKDDAPWLYNGEQVGNGRGPACDVAVDPIDGTSLTAAGRQNALSVIAVADRGSMYDPSAVFYMDKLVCGPDGVGVVDIRQPIGENIRALAKAKGVSTSDIRVAVLDRPRHAQLIEDIREAGAGTRLMLDGDVAGGVNAARYESRIDLCVGIGGTPEGIITACAVKALGGVIQGTLAPRDDDERQKAIDAGHDLSAVLEANDLVRSDNTYFVATGVTQGEFVDGVQRKGPIIRTDSIVLRSKSGTLRRVTADYQASRWL; encoded by the coding sequence ATGGAACTGGTTCGAGCGACCGAGGCGGCTGCCATCCGTGCGATGCCGTTTATCGGCCACGGCGACAAAAACGCAGCCGACGGCGCGGCCGTAGACGCGATGAGGCAGTTCCTCAGCACCGTGAACTTCAGCGGTGTTGTTGTGATCGGCGAGGGTGAGAAAGACGACGCGCCATGGCTGTACAACGGCGAGCAGGTCGGAAATGGCCGCGGCCCCGCATGCGACGTCGCGGTTGACCCTATCGATGGAACCAGCCTGACCGCTGCCGGACGCCAGAACGCACTCTCGGTTATCGCGGTTGCCGACCGAGGAAGCATGTACGACCCCTCAGCGGTGTTCTACATGGACAAGCTCGTGTGTGGACCAGACGGAGTTGGCGTTGTGGACATCCGCCAGCCGATTGGCGAGAACATTCGTGCCCTCGCCAAGGCAAAGGGCGTGAGCACTTCTGATATCCGTGTTGCAGTGCTCGACCGCCCGCGTCACGCGCAGCTCATCGAAGACATCCGCGAGGCCGGGGCCGGAACCCGTCTTATGCTTGACGGCGACGTCGCAGGCGGAGTGAACGCGGCACGCTACGAGTCGCGGATCGACCTGTGTGTTGGCATCGGCGGAACTCCAGAGGGCATTATCACGGCGTGTGCGGTGAAAGCGCTTGGCGGAGTCATCCAGGGAACGCTTGCGCCGCGCGACGACGACGAACGCCAGAAGGCAATCGATGCTGGACACGACCTGAGCGCCGTGCTTGAGGCCAACGACCTGGTACGCAGCGACAACACGTACTTTGTTGCTACTGGCGTTACCCAGGGCGAGTTTGTGGATGGTGTGCAGCGCAAGGGTCCGATCATTCGCACCGACAGCATTGTGTTGCGCTCAAAGTCTGGAACCCTCCGCCGGGTAACTGCCGACTACCAGGCATCCCGCTGGCTCTAA
- a CDS encoding 4-hydroxy-3-methylbut-2-enyl diphosphate reductase, protein MPRIRGPRNRLKNNPVVGEKKVLLAAPRGYCAGVDRAVVAVEKALDRYGAPVYVRKQIVHNIHVVNTLERMGAIFVEEVDEVPEGSHVVFSAHGVSPAVVQGAEDRNLQAIDATCPLVTKVHREAVRFAKQDMEILLIGHEGHEEVEGTAGEAPNHVTVVNSPEDVEFLEVKDPSKLVWLSQTTLSVDETMETVRRLRAKFPELQDPPSDDICYATQNRQVAIKKVAVDADLVIVVGSANSSNSVRLVEVALEYGAKAAYRVDYSHEVKQEWLDGVNTVGVTSGASVPEVLVQELLDDLADAGYGHVEAVVTAEEDLVFSLPKELRKDAEGNRDERALGGRNRA, encoded by the coding sequence ATGCCCCGCATTCGGGGACCGCGTAACCGTCTCAAGAATAATCCGGTCGTTGGTGAGAAAAAAGTTTTGCTCGCAGCACCCCGTGGGTACTGCGCCGGGGTAGACCGCGCCGTTGTCGCGGTTGAAAAGGCGCTCGACCGCTACGGCGCACCCGTCTACGTGCGCAAGCAGATTGTGCACAACATCCACGTGGTGAACACGCTCGAGCGCATGGGCGCCATCTTTGTGGAAGAAGTCGACGAGGTGCCAGAAGGCTCGCACGTTGTGTTCTCGGCGCATGGCGTCTCGCCAGCCGTTGTACAGGGCGCGGAAGACCGCAACCTGCAGGCAATCGATGCGACCTGCCCGCTCGTCACAAAGGTGCACCGCGAGGCCGTTCGTTTTGCCAAGCAAGACATGGAAATCCTGCTCATCGGTCACGAAGGCCACGAAGAGGTCGAAGGCACTGCCGGCGAAGCTCCGAACCACGTCACTGTGGTCAACTCGCCTGAGGACGTCGAATTTCTTGAGGTCAAAGATCCGTCAAAGCTTGTGTGGCTGTCGCAGACGACCCTGAGCGTCGACGAGACGATGGAGACGGTTCGCCGTCTTCGCGCCAAATTCCCCGAACTCCAAGATCCGCCAAGTGACGACATCTGCTACGCAACGCAGAACCGCCAGGTGGCTATCAAGAAGGTTGCCGTGGATGCCGATCTGGTGATCGTCGTTGGCTCGGCAAACTCGTCTAACTCGGTTCGCCTCGTAGAGGTTGCCCTCGAGTACGGTGCAAAGGCCGCCTACCGGGTTGACTACTCACACGAGGTCAAGCAGGAGTGGCTCGACGGCGTCAACACCGTTGGTGTCACAAGCGGAGCCTCCGTGCCGGAGGTGCTCGTGCAAGAGCTGCTTGATGACCTCGCCGACGCCGGATACGGTCATGTTGAGGCAGTGGTGACGGCGGAAGAAGATCTTGTTTTCTCCCTGCCAAAAGAGCTGCGTAAAGACGCAGAGGGAAACCGTGATGAGCGGGCCCTTGGCGGCCGCAACAGGGCCTAA
- a CDS encoding DUF6264 family protein, producing the protein MTDSSNGSQSGAQQPPAGRPRPQFGEYAPPGWSWQPPTDAPAGHNGEVDAETPFGEKSSAGLDGTPQSTPTVVPQDSAVPAKTTPPPAAAPASTGHDAASDKAGVSLRPRNRVDFLVTIFLLVISIWGVRSMVGTTDSMPLIFQTIYDQYGLGEFTDADALSGAILFGRISQFILWTLTVVVTIMMLRKRRRAFYIPLIGGALGFLLALIVSTVALINDPTVMDHLS; encoded by the coding sequence ATGACTGACTCGTCGAACGGTTCACAGTCAGGGGCGCAACAGCCTCCAGCAGGGCGACCACGCCCACAGTTTGGGGAGTACGCTCCCCCCGGCTGGTCTTGGCAACCACCCACCGATGCCCCTGCAGGGCATAACGGTGAGGTGGATGCCGAGACACCGTTCGGCGAGAAATCATCGGCGGGCCTTGACGGCACTCCGCAGTCCACCCCAACAGTGGTTCCTCAGGATTCCGCTGTGCCAGCAAAAACCACGCCGCCGCCAGCGGCAGCACCGGCATCCACGGGTCACGATGCAGCGAGTGACAAGGCGGGCGTATCCCTTCGCCCCCGCAATCGTGTGGATTTCTTGGTCACTATTTTCTTGCTGGTCATTTCCATTTGGGGTGTCCGCAGCATGGTCGGTACAACCGATTCCATGCCACTCATCTTCCAAACGATTTATGATCAGTACGGTCTCGGTGAGTTCACGGATGCTGACGCGCTCTCCGGAGCCATTCTGTTTGGCAGGATCAGCCAGTTTATTCTCTGGACCCTCACGGTTGTTGTGACCATCATGATGCTGCGCAAACGCCGCCGCGCGTTCTACATCCCACTCATTGGTGGAGCCCTTGGCTTCCTGCTTGCACTCATCGTGTCAACCGTCGCCCTGATCAACGACCCAACCGTTATGGACCACCTCTCGTGA
- a CDS encoding carbonic anhydrase, whose product MKRGNDRFVEGTPLHPRQDVERRTATHHAQNPTAALFGCSDSRLAAEIIFDKGLGDLFVVRNAGHVVSDTVIGSLEYAVAMLNVSLIVVLAHDECGAVAAAVESQQKDPTPLPPKIAGQIRPIIPAVQAVWLRDNPATPYVDPEHIDTFDVGRFHLRGCVAELLRESELISEAVANGTLGIVGANYRLVEGRADASVAIGQIDTDA is encoded by the coding sequence ATGAAACGCGGTAACGACCGCTTCGTCGAGGGCACGCCGCTGCACCCCCGCCAAGACGTCGAACGGAGAACCGCAACACACCACGCGCAGAATCCAACTGCTGCGCTCTTCGGTTGTTCAGACTCTCGCCTTGCCGCCGAAATCATATTTGATAAGGGCCTTGGCGACCTCTTTGTGGTGCGTAATGCTGGCCACGTCGTTTCAGACACGGTCATCGGATCGCTCGAGTATGCGGTCGCGATGCTCAACGTTTCCCTCATCGTGGTCCTCGCCCACGACGAGTGCGGGGCCGTCGCTGCGGCCGTCGAATCGCAGCAGAAAGACCCAACACCGCTTCCCCCCAAGATTGCCGGACAAATCCGCCCCATCATTCCTGCGGTTCAGGCGGTGTGGCTCAGGGATAACCCTGCGACTCCCTATGTCGATCCAGAACACATCGATACGTTCGACGTTGGCCGTTTCCACCTCCGTGGCTGCGTCGCAGAGCTTCTCCGCGAGTCCGAGCTCATTAGCGAGGCCGTAGCCAACGGAACCCTCGGCATCGTCGGGGCGAACTACCGCCTCGTCGAAGGCCGAGCCGACGCCAGCGTTGCGATCGGCCAAATCGATACCGACGCCTAG
- a CDS encoding exodeoxyribonuclease VII small subunit yields MASVDDVSQLSYEEARDQLITVVTQLEQGTATLEDSLSLWERGEALAARCEEWLLGAKKRLEAARNGNVEGAAGAE; encoded by the coding sequence ATGGCATCAGTCGACGACGTTTCACAGCTCAGCTACGAAGAGGCCCGTGATCAGCTCATTACGGTAGTTACACAGCTTGAGCAAGGCACCGCTACCCTCGAAGACTCATTGTCTCTCTGGGAACGCGGCGAAGCGTTGGCCGCCCGCTGCGAAGAATGGCTTCTTGGGGCCAAAAAGAGGCTCGAAGCCGCCCGCAACGGCAACGTTGAAGGAGCTGCTGGCGCCGAATGA